In one Massilia endophytica genomic region, the following are encoded:
- a CDS encoding LysR family transcriptional regulator: MLRTDDLEVFVFTADHGSLSAAARALDISPALASAALRRLEEALALRLFARTTRSLRLTDEGERYLAHAREALRLLKEGHSSATRHQETLGGTLKIAMPSDAGRNLFLEWLDRFQTLHPRVAFQISISDRLADMYRQPVDIALRYGKQDDSSLIAMPVAPDNRRVLVASSAYIARHGKPETLEELKKHNCLRFMVDEATHDRWTFYPAQGGSSTIAVEGNRSADDADLVRRWAVAGQGIAYKSRLDVTADLQAGRLQVLLPDIAGEEVPLYLLCMHRMQVTPTVIALRDFLRAEVERM; this comes from the coding sequence ATGCTGCGTACGGATGATCTGGAAGTCTTTGTTTTTACGGCCGACCACGGCAGCCTCTCGGCCGCCGCTCGGGCGCTCGATATCTCGCCTGCCCTGGCCAGCGCGGCCCTGCGGCGCCTGGAAGAGGCCTTGGCCTTGCGCCTTTTTGCCCGCACCACGCGCTCATTGCGCCTGACGGACGAGGGCGAACGCTATCTGGCGCACGCGCGGGAAGCCTTGCGCCTGCTGAAGGAGGGCCACAGTTCGGCCACCCGGCACCAGGAAACGCTGGGCGGAACGCTCAAGATCGCAATGCCTTCGGATGCAGGCCGCAACCTGTTCCTGGAATGGCTGGACAGGTTCCAGACCCTGCATCCCCGCGTGGCCTTCCAGATCAGCATCAGCGACCGGCTGGCCGATATGTACCGGCAGCCGGTGGATATCGCCCTGCGCTACGGAAAGCAGGACGATTCCAGCCTGATCGCCATGCCGGTGGCGCCGGACAACCGCCGCGTGCTGGTGGCCTCAAGCGCTTATATCGCCCGCCACGGCAAGCCGGAAACGCTGGAAGAACTGAAGAAGCACAACTGCCTGCGCTTCATGGTGGATGAGGCAACGCACGACCGCTGGACTTTCTACCCCGCCCAGGGCGGGAGCAGCACGATTGCCGTGGAAGGCAACCGCAGTGCGGACGATGCGGACCTGGTGCGCCGCTGGGCAGTCGCAGGCCAGGGCATCGCCTACAAGTCACGCCTGGACGTGACCGCCGACCTTCAGGCCGGCCGCTTGCAGGTGCTGCTGCCAGATATCGCGGGTGAAGAGGTGCCGCTCTATCTGCTTTGCATGCACCGCATGCAGGTCACGCCCACCGTGATCGCCTTGCGCGACTTCCTGAGAGCGGAAGTCGAACGCATGTGA
- a CDS encoding phosphatase PAP2 family protein, whose amino-acid sequence MSRIAYAKLLRFIEARLSPGGELGLHLTAGIVLLLGAVSLFAEIAEDMVERDTIWRIDHLVAHWFNVHAFEPMTGFMLVITHWHSVPGVLVMGCLLAAWFWRRNAPYWLLALLISLPGGMVVNVLLKHAFQRQRPVFDEPLLTLATYSFPSGHTAGATLFYGLLASYIVVTSRRWRVRVAAMAGAVLMVGLVALSRIYLGVHFVSDTMAAVAGSAAWLTICITSISSLRRRRAARKEQ is encoded by the coding sequence ATGAGCCGCATCGCCTACGCCAAGCTGCTGCGCTTTATCGAGGCCCGGCTGAGCCCGGGCGGCGAGCTGGGCCTGCACCTCACGGCGGGTATCGTGCTGCTGCTGGGGGCGGTCTCCCTGTTCGCCGAAATCGCCGAAGACATGGTCGAGCGCGACACGATCTGGCGCATCGACCATCTGGTCGCGCACTGGTTCAACGTGCATGCCTTCGAACCCATGACCGGCTTCATGCTCGTCATTACCCATTGGCACAGCGTGCCCGGCGTGCTGGTGATGGGCTGCCTGCTCGCCGCGTGGTTCTGGCGCAGGAACGCGCCATACTGGCTGCTGGCGCTCCTGATCTCCCTGCCGGGCGGCATGGTGGTGAATGTGCTGCTCAAGCATGCCTTCCAGCGGCAGCGTCCCGTCTTCGATGAACCGCTGCTGACGCTGGCCACCTACAGCTTCCCCAGCGGCCATACGGCGGGCGCCACGCTCTTCTATGGCCTGCTGGCCAGCTATATCGTGGTCACCAGCCGCCGCTGGCGGGTGCGCGTGGCGGCCATGGCGGGCGCGGTGCTGATGGTGGGCCTCGTGGCGCTGAGCCGCATCTACCTCGGCGTGCATTTCGTCAGCGACACCATGGCCGCGGTGGCCGGCAGCGCCGCATGGCTGACGATCTGCATCACTTCCATCTCGTCGCTGCGCAGGCGCCGCGCCGCGCGCAAGGAGCAGTGA
- a CDS encoding diacylglycerol/lipid kinase family protein — MRAAAVIVNGGAGLGYDENWVRQLEGKFQRAGLLARVTLARSGEEMVAAARAALEEGTGIVVAGGGDGTINAVASVLLDSAASFGVLPLGTLNHFAKDLKIPLDLDAAVATISQGVVKNVDAGEVNGRIFLNNSSLGLYPDIVRDRERQQRRLGRGKWPAFCWAALAALRRYPFLNVWLDVNRDRHARRTPFVFIGNNEYTMEGFSIGERARLDAGLLSLYVAQRPTRLGLVRLAFHALCGRLRQQRDFDVLLAEEMEIHTRHKRLRVATDGEVTVMTPPLRYRSRKAALAVLVPART; from the coding sequence ATGCGCGCAGCAGCCGTCATCGTGAACGGAGGCGCGGGCCTGGGCTACGACGAGAACTGGGTGCGGCAGCTGGAAGGGAAGTTCCAGCGCGCGGGGCTGCTGGCGCGCGTCACGCTGGCGCGCAGCGGCGAGGAGATGGTGGCGGCTGCGCGGGCGGCGCTGGAAGAGGGCACAGGCATCGTCGTGGCGGGCGGGGGCGACGGCACAATCAATGCCGTGGCCTCGGTACTGCTGGACAGCGCAGCAAGTTTCGGCGTGCTGCCCCTGGGGACCCTGAACCACTTTGCAAAGGACCTTAAGATTCCGCTGGATCTCGATGCGGCCGTCGCCACCATTTCGCAGGGCGTGGTGAAGAACGTGGACGCGGGCGAAGTGAACGGGCGCATTTTCCTCAACAACTCCAGCCTGGGCCTGTATCCGGACATCGTGCGCGACCGGGAACGCCAGCAGCGGCGGCTGGGGCGCGGCAAGTGGCCCGCCTTCTGCTGGGCCGCGCTGGCCGCGCTGCGGCGCTATCCCTTCCTCAATGTGTGGCTGGACGTGAACCGGGACCGGCACGCGCGGCGCACGCCCTTCGTCTTCATCGGCAATAACGAATACACGATGGAAGGCTTCAGCATCGGCGAGCGCGCGCGCCTCGATGCGGGCTTGTTGAGCCTCTATGTCGCGCAAAGGCCCACGCGCCTGGGCCTTGTGCGGCTGGCCTTCCATGCCCTGTGTGGAAGGCTGCGCCAGCAGCGGGACTTCGACGTGCTGCTGGCGGAGGAGATGGAAATCCACACGCGGCACAAGCGCCTGCGCGTGGCGACCGACGGCGAAGTAACGGTGATGACGCCGCCCCTGCGCTACCGCAGCCGCAAGGCGGCGCTGGCCGTGCTCGTACCCGCGCGGACATAA
- a CDS encoding metallophosphoesterase family protein, translating to MRTLVHLSDIHFGRIDYKLLDPLRETVAAQKPDVVVVSGDLTQRARSAQFKEAKAYLDTLPQPQIVVPGNHDIPLYNVAARFLTPLTKYRRHITPNLAPEYVDEEIAVMGLNTARSLTFKDGRVNEEQIGRLHDRLAGLRPEITRIVVTHHPFDLPENADEDDLVDRAPMAMEAFSRCGVDLLLAGHLHASHSGSSAKRYKISGYAALVVQAGTATSTRGRGEQNSFNVLRVEHDEIQVERHSWSDEAAAFRIANVETFRREGDIWEPLRA from the coding sequence ATGCGAACGCTCGTGCATCTGTCGGACATTCATTTTGGCCGTATCGACTACAAGCTGCTCGATCCCCTGCGGGAAACGGTCGCCGCGCAGAAGCCCGATGTGGTGGTGGTGTCGGGCGACCTCACGCAGCGCGCGCGCAGCGCCCAGTTCAAGGAGGCGAAGGCCTACCTGGACACGCTGCCCCAGCCCCAGATCGTAGTGCCCGGGAATCACGACATCCCGCTTTACAACGTCGCCGCGCGCTTCCTCACGCCGCTTACCAAATACCGGCGCCACATCACGCCCAATCTCGCGCCCGAGTATGTGGATGAAGAGATCGCGGTGATGGGCCTGAACACCGCGCGTTCGCTCACCTTCAAGGATGGCCGCGTGAACGAGGAGCAGATCGGCCGCCTGCACGACCGGCTCGCGGGCCTGCGCCCCGAGATCACGCGCATTGTCGTCACCCACCATCCCTTCGACCTGCCGGAGAACGCCGACGAGGACGATCTCGTCGACCGCGCGCCGATGGCAATGGAAGCCTTCTCGCGCTGCGGCGTGGACCTGCTGCTGGCGGGGCACCTGCACGCCAGCCACTCGGGCAGCAGCGCCAAGCGCTACAAGATCAGCGGCTACGCCGCGCTCGTCGTGCAGGCCGGGACGGCGACATCGACGCGCGGCCGGGGCGAGCAGAACTCCTTCAATGTGCTGCGCGTGGAGCACGACGAAATCCAGGTGGAGCGCCACAGCTGGTCCGACGAAGCGGCGGCATTCAGGATCGCCAACGTCGAAACCTTCCGCCGTGAAGGCGACATCTGGGAGCCCTTGCGCGCCTAG
- the cls gene encoding cardiolipin synthase — MKYRSAQHWLAAILMGWTMAACASLPDVDPNKAKVLATDAPLVKSANGVLPPNRAEALLKKRWAKNTLDLKAQATLEEEATGVPLIAGNTVKLLFDGPATMAEMMKAIAQAKNHINFETYIFDQDELGEKFANLLIQKQREGVTVNVIYDSVGTIGVPQEFFDRMRQGGIRLVAFNPVNPAKVRGNGWKVNNRDHRKMLIVDGRVGFTGGINISDTYSKSSPFRSKTRPRDKSDVGWRDTHVKIEGPAVQAMQWLFIQHWANQDAEDLRDADYFPKPVVAGDKVVRVLGSEPGGKYEIYRALLLAIQEAKKSIHITCAYFVPDDQTLQALIDAAKRGVDVKLVLPSVSDSGLVFHAGRAFYTQLLEAGVKIYELKLSVLHAKTVVIDGVWSTVGSTNIDTRSFLHNAEMNVIVMGDAFGLEMENAFKEDLRNSNEVTLKAWKNRGIGTRFKEFMARFWDYWL; from the coding sequence ATGAAATATCGCAGCGCACAACACTGGCTGGCCGCCATCCTCATGGGATGGACCATGGCCGCCTGCGCCTCCCTGCCCGATGTGGACCCCAACAAGGCCAAGGTGCTGGCCACCGATGCGCCGCTGGTGAAGTCCGCCAACGGCGTGCTGCCGCCCAACCGCGCGGAGGCACTGCTCAAGAAGCGCTGGGCCAAAAACACGCTGGACCTGAAGGCGCAGGCCACGCTCGAAGAGGAGGCCACGGGCGTTCCCCTGATTGCTGGCAACACCGTCAAGCTGCTCTTCGACGGCCCCGCCACCATGGCCGAAATGATGAAGGCCATCGCGCAGGCGAAGAACCATATCAATTTCGAGACCTATATCTTCGACCAGGACGAACTGGGCGAAAAGTTCGCCAACCTCCTGATCCAAAAGCAGCGCGAAGGCGTCACCGTCAACGTAATCTATGACAGCGTGGGGACCATCGGAGTTCCGCAGGAATTCTTCGACCGCATGCGCCAGGGCGGCATCCGCCTCGTCGCCTTCAACCCGGTGAATCCGGCCAAGGTGCGCGGCAACGGCTGGAAGGTGAACAACCGCGACCACCGCAAGATGCTGATCGTCGATGGCCGTGTGGGCTTCACGGGCGGCATCAACATCAGCGACACCTATTCCAAAAGCTCGCCCTTCCGCTCCAAGACGCGCCCGCGCGACAAGTCCGACGTGGGCTGGCGCGATACGCACGTGAAGATCGAAGGCCCGGCGGTGCAGGCCATGCAGTGGCTCTTCATCCAGCATTGGGCCAACCAGGACGCGGAAGACCTGCGCGACGCCGACTACTTCCCGAAGCCCGTCGTGGCGGGAGACAAGGTGGTGCGCGTCCTGGGCAGCGAGCCAGGGGGAAAGTACGAGATCTACCGCGCCCTGCTGCTGGCGATCCAGGAGGCGAAGAAATCCATCCACATCACCTGCGCCTATTTCGTGCCGGACGACCAGACCTTGCAGGCCCTGATCGATGCCGCCAAGCGCGGGGTGGATGTGAAGCTTGTGCTGCCCAGCGTGTCGGACAGCGGCCTGGTTTTCCATGCGGGCCGCGCCTTCTACACGCAGCTGCTGGAAGCGGGCGTGAAGATCTATGAGCTGAAGCTGTCGGTGCTGCATGCGAAGACCGTGGTGATCGATGGCGTATGGTCGACTGTGGGCTCCACCAATATCGATACGCGCAGCTTCCTGCACAATGCGGAGATGAACGTGATTGTGATGGGCGACGCCTTCGGGCTGGAGATGGAGAACGCCTTCAAGGAAGACCTGCGCAACTCCAATGAGGTGACGCTGAAGGCCTGGAAGAACCGCGGCATCGGCACGCGCTTCAAGGAATTCATGGCGCGCTTCTGGGACTATTGGCTCTAG
- a CDS encoding porin — protein sequence MKTPMMALICLSPLAVWAQSGSSTQIYGVLDAGVVSEHNCQGACPSTKLSPGVSTGSVLGVTGREPLNGDTAAIYRLEAGVRNDTGQSDENRLFGSQAYVGLDSRWGVLTLGRQYNLQYEALVNVADPFNGGTAGTATNLIGNGYKRYDNSIKYQSRPFHGVTGSAIYSFGESTFSSSRNRGYGAMIGYAGGMFNLRIAYQRKNNLIEAAGATAPVDLSARNTLVAANANLGPATVFAAYGINRGIGSSPWDQNNPIGALVLSSPSTRSHDQLVGISVPRGAATFMVSYIRKNDRTPANLDANQLAVGMTYALSRRTALYAAYAKIRSENGAPYTVGNFSEAGRGRSGINLGLRHAF from the coding sequence ATGAAAACCCCGATGATGGCGCTCATCTGCCTGAGTCCGCTGGCAGTGTGGGCGCAGAGCGGCAGCTCCACGCAGATCTACGGCGTGCTGGATGCGGGCGTTGTGTCGGAACACAATTGCCAGGGCGCTTGCCCCAGCACCAAACTCTCCCCCGGAGTCTCCACCGGTTCGGTCCTTGGCGTGACCGGACGCGAGCCCTTGAACGGCGACACCGCCGCCATCTACCGCCTGGAAGCGGGCGTGCGCAACGATACCGGCCAGAGCGACGAGAACCGCCTGTTCGGCAGCCAGGCCTACGTGGGCCTGGACAGCCGCTGGGGCGTGCTCACGCTGGGACGCCAGTACAACCTGCAGTACGAAGCCCTGGTGAACGTGGCCGATCCCTTCAACGGCGGCACGGCGGGCACGGCGACGAACCTGATCGGCAACGGCTACAAGCGCTACGACAATTCCATCAAGTACCAGTCGCGTCCCTTCCACGGCGTGACTGGATCGGCCATCTACAGCTTCGGCGAATCCACCTTCAGCAGTTCGCGCAACCGCGGCTACGGCGCCATGATCGGCTATGCAGGCGGCATGTTCAACCTGCGCATCGCGTATCAGCGCAAGAACAACCTGATCGAGGCGGCGGGTGCGACCGCGCCGGTCGATCTCTCGGCCCGCAACACGCTCGTCGCGGCGAACGCGAACCTCGGCCCGGCCACCGTGTTCGCGGCTTACGGCATCAACCGCGGCATCGGCAGCTCTCCCTGGGACCAGAACAATCCCATTGGCGCGCTGGTGCTCTCTTCGCCCTCCACGCGCAGCCATGACCAGCTGGTGGGCATCTCGGTGCCGCGCGGCGCGGCCACCTTCATGGTCTCGTATATCCGCAAGAACGACCGCACGCCCGCCAACCTGGACGCCAACCAGCTCGCCGTCGGCATGACCTATGCGCTCTCCAGGCGCACGGCCCTGTACGCCGCCTACGCGAAGATCCGCAGCGAAAACGGTGCGCCTTACACCGTGGGCAATTTCAGCGAAGCGGGGCGCGGCCGCAGCGGCATCAACCTGGGACTGCGCCACGCCTTCTGA
- a CDS encoding branched-chain amino acid aminotransferase gives MYLTYFNGAWSEGNTPIFGAMDHSVWLGSSVFDGARSVRGHMPDLRPHLERVIRSASSLGMRCPLGVDEMEALVREGVAKFPADAELYIRPLVFATEGLLIPVVEKSGFALTLFDAPMPAFTGFSACLSQLRRPTSLMAPTDAKASSLYANTTRALRDAKERGYDNAVVCDSEGNVAEFASANLFFVTAEGKVVTPALNGTFLAGITRARVIKLLKEDGIEVEERSVKPGELATASEIFNTGNYGKVTPCVNYEGRALPVGPVATRARDLYFAFMEAN, from the coding sequence ATGTACCTTACTTATTTCAACGGCGCCTGGAGCGAAGGCAATACCCCCATTTTCGGCGCCATGGACCACAGCGTCTGGCTCGGTTCCTCCGTGTTCGACGGCGCGCGCTCGGTGCGCGGCCATATGCCGGACCTGCGTCCCCACCTTGAGCGCGTGATCCGCTCGGCGAGCAGCCTGGGCATGCGCTGCCCGCTGGGCGTGGACGAGATGGAAGCCCTGGTGCGCGAGGGCGTGGCGAAGTTCCCGGCGGACGCCGAACTCTATATCCGTCCCCTTGTCTTCGCGACGGAAGGCCTGCTGATTCCCGTGGTGGAGAAGAGCGGCTTTGCCCTGACCCTGTTCGATGCGCCCATGCCCGCGTTCACCGGCTTCAGCGCCTGCCTGTCGCAGCTGCGCCGTCCCACCTCGCTGATGGCGCCGACCGATGCCAAGGCCTCCTCGCTGTACGCGAACACCACGCGCGCCCTGCGCGACGCCAAGGAGCGCGGCTACGACAATGCCGTGGTGTGCGACAGCGAAGGCAACGTGGCCGAATTCGCCTCCGCCAACCTGTTCTTCGTGACGGCGGAAGGGAAGGTGGTCACGCCCGCGCTGAACGGCACCTTCCTGGCCGGGATCACGCGCGCACGCGTCATCAAGCTGCTGAAGGAAGACGGGATCGAGGTGGAAGAGCGCAGCGTGAAGCCCGGGGAGCTGGCCACGGCGTCGGAGATCTTCAATACGGGGAACTACGGCAAGGTCACGCCCTGCGTGAACTACGAAGGGCGCGCGCTGCCGGTGGGCCCGGTGGCCACCCGCGCGCGCGACCTTTACTTCGCTTTCATGGAAGCGAACTGA
- a CDS encoding DUF3617 domain-containing protein, translating into MKPPVLALCASALLAALPASAQSLKPGLWEMKTKIASANPETMQALAMAQKEMANMPPEQRKMMEQMMAKNGMSLNLADGGGVAMKFCLTKEMAEKQELPSGQEGDCKTTRTPVPGGLNIAFKCSKPPSSGSGQIIFNGNTGYSMRMNVEGGGKAENMTVEGSGRWLAADCGAVKAK; encoded by the coding sequence ATGAAACCGCCAGTCCTCGCTCTCTGCGCCAGCGCCCTGCTGGCCGCCCTGCCCGCCTCCGCCCAGTCGCTCAAGCCGGGCCTGTGGGAAATGAAGACCAAGATCGCTTCGGCCAATCCCGAGACCATGCAGGCCCTGGCCATGGCGCAGAAGGAGATGGCGAACATGCCGCCCGAACAGCGCAAGATGATGGAGCAGATGATGGCGAAGAACGGCATGAGCCTGAACCTGGCCGACGGCGGCGGCGTGGCCATGAAGTTCTGCCTGACGAAGGAAATGGCGGAGAAGCAGGAGCTGCCGTCCGGCCAGGAAGGCGATTGCAAGACCACCCGCACGCCGGTGCCGGGCGGCCTGAACATTGCATTCAAGTGCAGCAAACCGCCATCGAGCGGCAGCGGCCAGATCATCTTCAACGGCAACACCGGCTATTCGATGCGCATGAACGTCGAAGGCGGCGGCAAGGCGGAGAACATGACGGTGGAAGGCAGCGGCCGCTGGCTGGCGGCCGACTGCGGCGCCGTCAAGGCGAAGTAA
- a CDS encoding OmpA family protein: MYVLKKMTAGAVALAMTVGATGCADMNSTQRGTATGAGIGAGLGAILGATTSGGGSGRTAGGAVLGAAAGAVVGNIWSKRMEQQKQAMEQATRGTGVQVSQTGDNRLRLEIPSDISFDTDRADIKPNFQPILDRFASTLQDNPAASVTIIGHTDSTGSDQHNQALSVDRASHTRDYLAGRGVSPTRIVVEGRGEREPVASNEDNAGRARNRRVEIFVAEPAPRS, encoded by the coding sequence ATGTACGTTCTGAAAAAGATGACGGCGGGCGCGGTAGCGCTGGCCATGACGGTGGGCGCAACGGGCTGCGCCGACATGAACAGCACGCAGCGCGGCACGGCAACGGGCGCGGGCATCGGCGCCGGACTCGGCGCGATCCTGGGCGCGACGACCAGCGGCGGCGGCAGCGGGCGCACGGCGGGCGGCGCGGTGCTGGGCGCGGCGGCAGGCGCGGTGGTTGGCAATATCTGGTCCAAGCGCATGGAGCAGCAGAAGCAGGCCATGGAACAGGCCACGCGCGGCACCGGCGTGCAGGTGAGCCAGACGGGCGACAACCGCCTGCGCCTGGAGATCCCCAGCGATATCTCCTTCGATACGGACAGGGCGGACATCAAGCCCAATTTCCAGCCCATCCTGGACCGCTTCGCCAGCACGCTGCAGGACAACCCGGCGGCCAGCGTGACCATCATCGGCCACACGGACAGTACCGGCAGCGACCAGCACAACCAGGCGCTGTCGGTGGACCGCGCCTCGCATACCCGCGATTACCTCGCGGGCCGCGGCGTTTCGCCCACCCGCATCGTGGTGGAGGGACGGGGCGAGCGCGAGCCCGTCGCATCGAACGAGGACAATGCGGGACGCGCCCGGAACCGGCGCGTGGAAATTTTCGTGGCCGAGCCCGCACCGCGTAGCTGA
- a CDS encoding lmo0937 family membrane protein produces the protein MLYTIAVVLIILWLLGLVTSYTVGGFIHILLVVAIIMILLRLISGRGV, from the coding sequence ATGCTGTACACCATTGCTGTAGTACTGATTATTCTATGGCTGCTGGGCCTGGTGACTTCCTACACCGTCGGCGGCTTCATCCACATCCTGCTGGTTGTGGCCATCATCATGATCCTGCTGCGCCTGATCAGCGGACGCGGAGTTTAG
- a CDS encoding outer membrane lipoprotein, with translation MDNPITSTRKHNTHPVLLIAAIAVILFCTVGIAAVMGWLPSSMGERPSAESLAVSSAPATTPAYPPPSAAVNNSQYGATMPADAIGGGAVGAAAGVAAPRPEPRPEPRDEAPVRAAAPAPVCKNCGVVEHVNVVTQRASGSGVGAAGGAVVGGLLGHQVGDGRGRDLATIAGAIGGAVVGNQVEGNMKATKSYDVTVRMNNGSTRTIHTTSAQWQQGDRVRIVNGQLRAR, from the coding sequence ATGGACAATCCAATCACCTCCACCCGCAAGCACAACACGCATCCGGTGCTGCTGATCGCCGCCATCGCGGTCATCCTGTTCTGCACCGTAGGCATTGCGGCTGTCATGGGCTGGCTGCCTTCCTCCATGGGCGAGCGCCCCAGCGCCGAGTCGCTGGCGGTAAGCAGCGCGCCGGCCACTACCCCGGCCTATCCGCCGCCGTCGGCCGCCGTCAACAACAGCCAGTACGGCGCCACCATGCCTGCCGACGCCATCGGTGGCGGCGCCGTGGGCGCAGCGGCCGGCGTGGCCGCGCCGCGTCCGGAACCGCGCCCTGAGCCGCGCGATGAAGCGCCGGTGCGGGCCGCTGCCCCCGCTCCCGTCTGCAAGAACTGCGGCGTGGTGGAGCACGTGAACGTGGTCACGCAGCGCGCCTCCGGCAGCGGCGTGGGCGCCGCGGGCGGCGCCGTGGTGGGCGGCCTGCTGGGCCACCAGGTGGGCGACGGCCGCGGCCGCGACCTGGCCACGATTGCGGGCGCCATCGGCGGCGCCGTCGTCGGCAACCAGGTGGAGGGCAATATGAAAGCCACCAAGAGCTACGACGTTACCGTGCGCATGAACAATGGCAGCACCCGCACCATCCACACCACGTCCGCCCAGTGGCAGCAGGGCGACCGCGTGCGCATCGTCAACGGTCAACTGCGCGCACGCTGA
- a CDS encoding Crp/Fnr family transcriptional regulator, with amino-acid sequence MNLNFDTVQSSPVRPQPASNRLLASLPEDELQQIEALCEPIEAEVGDLLFEPGEPIHYIYFPIDALVSLLAVAEGRMTLEVGSVGREGMIGASVALGHGQAQVRAVVQRAGRMLRMGAEEFCSEFSRNEALQRLLHRYTDTLLAQAIQIAVCSRFHVLEARLARSLLITRDRLQSEKFHLTHEFLAHALGVRRVGVTKAASALQQQKLITYSRGNIEILDSAGLEAVSCRCYELVKDDGSLGISTVFV; translated from the coding sequence ATGAACCTCAACTTCGACACCGTGCAAAGCAGTCCCGTCCGGCCCCAGCCCGCCAGCAATCGCCTGCTGGCCAGCCTGCCGGAGGACGAGCTGCAGCAGATCGAGGCGCTGTGCGAGCCCATCGAAGCGGAGGTGGGCGACCTGCTCTTCGAGCCGGGAGAACCCATCCACTACATCTACTTCCCCATCGACGCTCTGGTTTCCCTGCTGGCGGTGGCCGAAGGGCGCATGACGCTGGAAGTCGGCTCGGTGGGGCGCGAGGGCATGATCGGCGCCTCGGTGGCGCTGGGCCATGGCCAGGCCCAAGTGCGGGCCGTGGTGCAGCGGGCAGGGCGCATGCTGCGCATGGGCGCGGAGGAATTCTGCAGCGAGTTCTCGCGCAACGAAGCCTTGCAGCGCCTGCTGCACCGCTATACGGACACCTTGCTGGCCCAGGCCATCCAGATTGCCGTGTGCAGCCGCTTCCACGTACTGGAAGCGCGGCTGGCGCGTTCGCTGCTGATTACGCGCGACCGGCTGCAATCCGAAAAATTCCACCTCACGCACGAGTTCCTGGCCCATGCGCTGGGCGTGCGGCGCGTCGGCGTGACGAAGGCCGCGAGCGCGCTGCAGCAGCAGAAGCTCATCACCTACAGCCGGGGCAATATCGAGATCCTCGATTCAGCAGGGCTGGAAGCCGTATCCTGCCGCTGCTACGAGCTGGTCAAGGACGACGGCAGCCTCGGCATCAGCACCGTCTTCGTCTGA
- a CDS encoding glycine zipper 2TM domain-containing protein: MNIKQIVTRASLVAAVAGLTACSGMSTQDRNTAIGAGVGAVAGSALSGGSALGTVGGAAVGGVIGNQVDKPRR; this comes from the coding sequence ATGAACATCAAACAGATCGTGACCCGCGCATCCCTCGTCGCCGCCGTGGCCGGCCTCACCGCCTGCTCCGGCATGAGCACCCAGGACCGCAACACCGCCATCGGCGCAGGCGTCGGCGCCGTGGCCGGCTCCGCCCTGTCGGGCGGCTCGGCACTGGGCACCGTGGGCGGCGCCGCCGTGGGCGGCGTAATCGGCAACCAGGTCGACAAGCCCCGCCGCTAA
- a CDS encoding BON domain-containing protein, translating into MKQLTSLPAVLSGLALAALAGCATPEPAPIVATDDASLTSNVRTALAEQKGLDPASVMVETYNGEVRLSGFAPSQQEIDTAVAAARSVTGVKVVRNDMQVK; encoded by the coding sequence ATGAAGCAACTGACTTCTCTGCCGGCTGTTCTGTCCGGGCTGGCGCTGGCAGCACTCGCAGGCTGCGCGACGCCGGAACCGGCGCCCATTGTGGCGACCGACGACGCCTCGCTGACCAGCAACGTGCGCACCGCCCTCGCCGAGCAAAAAGGCCTGGACCCGGCCAGCGTCATGGTGGAAACCTACAACGGTGAAGTGCGCCTGAGCGGCTTTGCCCCATCACAGCAGGAGATCGACACGGCAGTTGCTGCGGCCCGCAGCGTCACTGGCGTGAAGGTTGTCAGGAACGACATGCAAGTGAAATAA